The Populus trichocarpa isolate Nisqually-1 chromosome 18, P.trichocarpa_v4.1, whole genome shotgun sequence genomic interval ACTATAAAACTGGCCACCAAGCTTGCAGCAGACAGTCCAATACTAAAAAGATTCGAGGCCACGCTAGACATGCTTTTAGGCAATTCAGTGTAGAAGAACTCATTCAGTCCAACACCATTCATAGCCTCAGAAAATCCAAGTAAGAAATAGAATGGTAATAACCACATTGCAGACATGTGCGTAACCGCGTCAGGAATATCTGAAATTCCTTCCCTGATTGCAATTTCTCGTCGCACCCTCTCTATAATTGCCAGTACTGCCATGGAAGCAGCCGAGACCAGAATCCCGATTCCTATTTTCTGTTTCAAGCCGAGACGTGTTGGTTTTCCCGTGATTTTTGATGCTAGAGGGATGATTACGCGATCGTAGAGAGCAATCCACATTGTTGCAGAGAGCAACAGAAATGCATAGAATGATCCAGCAGGAATTTCAAATTTCGAAGTGATATGGCGGTTCATAGTGGATGCCTGGAGTAATAGGAAAGAGTTTTGACAGACATTTACAGACACCAACACCCCTGTCGACCATATTGGGATTACCTTTATTAGTGCTTTCAGCTCTTCTACTTGATCTACTGTACAAAGACTCCATGGATCTGAAGCTCTTCCATCTGGCATCAAGTCTTCTTCAGGATTCTTAATAACACAAGCTTTGTTGAGAAACCTAAGGCAAGATAAGACAAAAGGAAATCCTTATAGGAActatcatatataaaattaccTTATTATACAAGTGCTTCACAGGTAGGTTAATTACCTTATTCTTTCACTTGGCACGACAAGCGCGGATCCCTTCCTATGATGATACAGCTCATCCGTGTCTAGTGAAGATAATTCAATCCTTCTCTTTCTAAAGGAGGCCACGAGAACTCGAGCAAATCCGATGAGCCAGCTTGCCTTAGCCTTTGGCTTGACATAAATGGAAGAAGCCAAGAAGAACGAAAGAGTTGACAGGATCATGAGAACCACAGGAACTCCGAAACCCACCTTCCAGCCCATGGCCTCTTGAATGTAAACCACACAAGTCATGGAAATAAATACAGAAGCTGATGATATAACATAGTACCAACTGAAGAAGCTCTCTAATATTCCAGCATGTTTAAGGCTGTCGCTCTTGCTCAATTGATCAGCACCAAAGGCCAGGGAGCATGATCTTATGCCACCAGCTCCGATAGACATAAGGCCTAAGCaaaaatatagaaacaaaagCTGTGGTGTCGTCGCGTCGTTATTGCATATGCTACTAAATTGGGCGCAAGAAGGCACCGTTGCCCCAGGAATTATTGTTGTCAACCACAATAGAACCATTCCCTGCACATTTATTTGATTCCAGTTAATATTTTGACATGATCAAGAGTTTTgagaaagttttttttccttcttctaaACTTCAACGTCGTATTAATTAGAGAAGAGCAAACAACtttagtgtgtgtgtgagatGAAGATTTGTCAATTTGGACAACACATGATAACAGGTCTTGttgaagatttttataaaaggatttaagaataaaatagatataattaaacatgttgatatatatatatatatgtatatgtgtgcgtgcgtgcgtgtgtAAGGATggataactatatatttttccaaGCTTTATCCACGATAGCTTGTTACTTGTTTATTAATTCTTGTGAGATTGGCTTCCGAAACAAGCTATGGGTCCATCCATATGCAGATATCTCGTTACTTATAAAATATtcagaaatataataataaaatatattgttgttttCATCAGCTATATTAAAAGGAATTTATCATCcagtaataaaatattactgGTGGAGGAGGATTCAATAGGCGGCAGTGTTTGGAACGTTGGAATGAGGTTTCCATcgtgtttaaaatttttatttttaatttttttatatatattttaaaattaagtgaAAATGAAACTTATCAATTACCCGGGCTCTCTCACGTGGTGTTAAAAAAcccctttcaaaaaaaatatatatatctgaagttattaataatatgtattaactcttacatattttaattgaaaatcctttaaatttaaaatttatagaggTTAATACtataacatgttttaaattttaaatttaattaaaaaatttaacacgtttagtatattaaaaattatttcaatttaaaaactcatttaagATTAGCAATGGACTTAATTAATTGGAATCACCACTTTTGTTTGTGAGAGAATCGCCACTGAGCCATAGATCCGTTGGCCGGACACATATATGGTTGTCTTTGTGACAAACAGAAGGGAGAAAAATAGAGAGACGAGAGATGATGCAAAGTTGGAAAGAAATAATGTTACCAGAAGGCTCGCAATACATCCAAAGCCGATCATCGGGTATCGACCCACATATGTATCAGCAAGAAAAGCCCCAATAATTGGCATGAAATTCCCAGCAGCTGAGTAGAGGAAGAGTATTTGGGCACCGCTAGCTGCATCCATACCATACTCTCTAGTCAAATACAGTATCATATTTGTTGATAGCCCGAAACTTGCTAGCCTCTCCAGTGCCTCATTTGCtgtcaaaacatcaatttaaaccACATTACTTGAACAGTAATATATATAAGCTGCCATGTAACCTGCTGCTCATAATATATGCGTCTGCGTGCATGTTGCTGAATGTGTATTAAATACCTATGATGAAAAACAAGGCTCTTATGCCACCCTTCGGGCTGCTCAAGAGTGGCTCTGTGATCATCTCCTTCGGATCTGATTGTGCACTCTGTCGATGGAGGGAAAGAGTCTTGCAGCTTCTTCAGTCCACTAATTTGTTGTGAGAGATCATTTGGTGCACGATGAATACATATATACACCCAGAGATTTGTTGCCTTAAGTAAGCTCCTTTGTTTTCCCGCTGCTGGTTTTGGCTTCATTAGCTGTTCCTCTAGGATTCATTAGCTGTCCTTCGATTGATTCtatccataaaaaaagaaatatagattGAACGTTGATGTCACTGGATAATAATTCTTTAGTAAACGTAAGATTTTCTCAagttgcaattttttatttcactgtAACCTGTTTCCCGGAAGAACAGCGTAAATTCGAGCACACAAATATTCTATTCATCTTTTAAGCTAAGTATCCAAGCACAGACAAGCTGAATTTTGTAGAAACAGAATTCTTCCTTGCA includes:
- the LOC7458963 gene encoding protein NRT1/ PTR FAMILY 1.2 — translated: MITEPLLSSPKGGIRALFFIIANEALERLASFGLSTNMILYLTREYGMDAASGAQILFLYSAAGNFMPIIGAFLADTYVGRYPMIGFGCIASLLGMVLLWLTTIIPGATVPSCAQFSSICNNDATTPQLLFLYFCLGLMSIGAGGIRSCSLAFGADQLSKSDSLKHAGILESFFSWYYVISSASVFISMTCVVYIQEAMGWKVGFGVPVVLMILSTLSFFLASSIYVKPKAKASWLIGFARVLVASFRKRRIELSSLDTDELYHHRKGSALVVPSERIRFLNKACVIKNPEEDLMPDGRASDPWSLCTVDQVEELKALIKVIPIWSTGVLVSVNVCQNSFLLLQASTMNRHITSKFEIPAGSFYAFLLLSATMWIALYDRVIIPLASKITGKPTRLGLKQKIGIGILVSAASMAVLAIIERVRREIAIREGISDIPDAVTHMSAMWLLPFYFLLGFSEAMNGVGLNEFFYTELPKSMSSVASNLFSIGLSAASLVASFIVSNVRGFIGEANQESWVSSNINKGHYDYYYWLLSSLGFANFIYYLACSKAYGPCKGGQRGITGDVREGLIDDDDDDDDDYDDDVV